A genomic region of Desulfosarcina ovata subsp. ovata contains the following coding sequences:
- a CDS encoding enoyl-CoA hydratase/isomerase family protein translates to MAYENIIFDVTDGVATITFNRPKALNAINGQLLDELASALDEIEADEQVRVLVLTGAGEKSFVAGADISELATFNTLQGKLFSRKGQLIFSRLQDLSIPVIAAVNGFALGGGSEIALASDFIYAAETATFGLPEITLGIIPGFGGTQRLARLIGINRAKEMIFTGAMVKAPEAEKIGLVNRVFPKDKLMEETYKTAKGIAKKGKVSLREAKKSVNNGMNVEIGIGFQIEADAFGICMASPDAKEGTGAFLEKRKAEFKGSLLG, encoded by the coding sequence ATGGCTTACGAGAACATTATTTTTGACGTGACCGACGGTGTCGCCACCATTACGTTTAACCGTCCCAAGGCCCTTAACGCCATTAACGGCCAACTGCTGGACGAGCTGGCGTCAGCGCTGGACGAAATTGAAGCCGATGAGCAGGTCCGGGTGCTGGTTCTGACCGGTGCCGGAGAAAAGTCTTTCGTGGCCGGCGCCGATATTTCCGAATTGGCCACCTTCAACACCCTCCAGGGAAAACTCTTTTCGCGAAAAGGGCAGTTGATTTTCAGTCGTCTACAGGACCTATCCATCCCGGTGATCGCGGCGGTTAACGGTTTTGCTCTGGGCGGAGGAAGCGAAATTGCCCTGGCCAGTGACTTTATCTACGCCGCTGAAACGGCTACGTTCGGCCTGCCGGAAATTACGCTGGGAATCATCCCCGGATTCGGTGGCACCCAGCGACTGGCGCGGCTGATCGGCATCAACCGAGCCAAAGAGATGATTTTTACCGGTGCCATGGTGAAGGCTCCGGAAGCCGAGAAGATCGGTCTGGTCAACCGGGTTTTTCCCAAGGACAAGCTGATGGAAGAAACCTACAAGACGGCCAAGGGAATTGCCAAGAAGGGCAAGGTGTCACTGCGCGAGGCCAAGAAATCGGTCAACAACGGGATGAACGTTGAAATTGGCATCGGTTTCCAGATCGAAGCCGACGCCTTCGGGATCTGCATGGCCAGTCCGGATGCCAAAGAGGGCACCGGCGCCTTCCTTGAAAAGCGCAAAGCGGAATTCAAAGGCTCCCTGCTTGGCTAA